One Streptomyces sp. 840.1 genomic window, AGTGGTCCTGGCCGCATGCAGCACCGTCCACTCCAGGTCAGCGGCGTTCGAGCGACGCGGGCAGATGGTCGAACCCATGCGACGGACTCCCTCTCCACATACGACGTTGGTGTACCGACACACGGCACAACAGTGGCCCCCCGCCCAACATTCCCGGCTGCCGCGTCAGGCGATTTCGGCCACCCATCCGGTCACGGCCGAGGTGAGGATCTCCATCGCCTGATCCTCGGTCACCCCCGACCGCTTCGGTACGGCGAAGCCGTGGTCCCCGTGCGGCACCTCGGCGATCCGGTACTCCCCCGGCGGGAATTCGGCGGGCCTGCCGAACGGGTCGTTGCCGCCCTGGACGACGAGGGTGGGCACGCCGGAGCCCAGCAGTTCGTCCGCGCGGGACTTCTCCGGCCTGCCCGGAGGGTGCAGCGGGAAGCTGAGCGCGAGGACGGCGCGGGCGCCGAGTCCGGCCGCGGTGCGGCAGGCCACCCGGGCGCCCGCGCTGCGCCCGCCGGCCACGACCGGGAGCCCGGCGGCCGCCAGAACCGGCCACAGGCCGCGCCAGCCGGTGTCCAGGGTCTTCGGGGCGGGCGCGAGCTTCTTCCCGGCGACCCGCCAGGGCTGCTCCACCAGAGCGACGCTCACTCCGTGGGCGGGCAGTGCGGCGGCCAGCGCCCGCAGGTCCCGGGCCTCGATGCCGCCGCCTGCGCCGTGGCCCAGGGCGAGCAGGAGGCGGGGGTCCTTCGCGGGCAGCCAGCTGATCCGGGCGGTCCCGGCCTCGGTGTCTACCGTCTCGGTGCGGGGGTCCTTCTCGGTGGCTTTCACACCACCCATCCAACCAACCCCCGGCGGGCCGGCCGGGGTCCGGCGCGTACCTAGAACAGCGTGCCGACCTCGGGCGCGGCCAGCTCGTCCTTCAGCTCGGGTCCGTTGTTGCGGACGTTGCTGACGGCGGTGGCCACCGGGTAGGCGCGCATCAGGCCGCCGGGCGGGGGCGTGAGCAGGCCGCGCAGCTCGTCCAGGTCGGTGTGCGAGGGGTCCAGCCAGTCGTCCCAGCGGTCCGGGGTGAGCATCAGCGGCATCCGGGGGTGGATGTCGGCGAGCGCGGCGGGCCCCTCGGCGGGGGCGACGGCGAGCGGGCTCGTCTCCGCCTCGGTGGTGATCACCGAGCAGGTCACCCACCAGGCCCGGGGGTGGTCATCGGGCAGGGTCCGGTCGCGCCAGAACTCGTAGAGCCCGGCCATCGCGAAGACCGAACCGTCGGCGGGGGTCACGAAGTAGGGCTGCTTGCGGGGCCGCTTCTTGCGCCCCTTCTCCTCCAGCTGCCGTTCCTCGCTGCCGGTCACCCACTCGTAATAGCCGTCGGCCGGCAGGATGCAGCGGCGCGAGACGAAGGGGCGGCGGAAGGACGGCTTCTCGTGCACCGTCTCGGCGCGGGCGTTGATCATCCGGGCGCCGCCCTCCAGCGATTTGGCCCAGGAGGGGACGAGCCCCCATTTCAGTGCGCGCAACTGGCGAACCGGACGCTGGTCATCCGCGTCTTTCACCGGACGCTCCAGTACGGCGTAGACCTCCTTGGTCGGCGCCACGTTGTAATCGGGCTCCAGCGTCTCGGCCGGTTCCCACTTCTCCACCTGGAAGAGTCCGGTCAGATCCTCGGGCCGCCGACTCGCTGCATACCGTCCGCACATAAGTGCCAGACTGCCACGACCGTCACCCCGACCGGACGTCAATACCGCAAGGAGCCGCCCGCGCCATGGACAGCACCGATCTCGGCAATCTCTGGGACCGCGTCTTCGGCACCCAGCCGGCCCCCGAGCAGTGGCTGGTCGTGGTGACCGCCACGGCCGCGCTCATCGCCGTCGTGCCGAACTTCATATGGCGGCTGACCCGCAACGCGATCACCATCGCCCACGAGGGCGGGCACGGACTCATCGCGCTGCTGAGCGGGCGGCAGCTGTCGGGCATCCGGCTGCACTCGGACACCAGCGGGCTGACGGTGAGCCGGGGCAAGCCGACCGGCATCGGCATGGTCCTCACCGCGGCGGCGGGCTACACCGCGCCACCGCTGCTCGGGCTGGGGGGCGCCTGGCTGCTGGCCAACGGCCGGATCACGCTGCTGCTCTGGCTGGCGACGGCGCTGCTCGCGGTGATGCTGGTGATGATCCGCAATGTGTACGGGGCGCTGACGGTGATCCTCACCGGTTCGCTCTTCCTGCTGATGTCGTGGCTGGCCTCACCCGCCTGGCAGTCGCTGTTCGCGTACAGCGCGGTCTGGTTCCTGCTGCTGGGGGGCGTGCGCCCGGCCTTCGAGCTGCAGTCCAAGCGGCGGCACGGCGGTGCGCCGGACTCGGACGCCGACCAGCTGTCCCGGCTGACGGACGTACCGGCGGCGCTGTGGCTGTTCCTGTTCCACGCCGTTTCGCTCTGCTCGCTGATCGGCGGCGGGCGCTGGCTGCTGGGCCTGTGACCCCGCCGCCCCCTCTACCACCCTCGCGTTACGTCCCGGTTTCCGCGCATTTGATCAAGATCCGGGTTTGCGTGGAGCCATTAAAGTAAGCGCATGACCGAAAGTTCCGTGCACCCCGCCCTCTGGCCCGCCCCTCACGCGAGCGGAGCCGTCGACGCGACCGTCACCGTGCCCGGATCGAAGTCGGTCACCAACCGCGCGCTGGTGCTGGCCGCGCTCTCCTCGGAGCCCGGCTGGCTGCGCCGGCCGCTGCGCTCCCGCGACACCCTGCTGATGGCGGACGCGCTGCGCGCGATGGGCGTCGGCATCGAGGAGACGATCTCCTCCAGCTCGTCGGTCGCGGGCGGCCCGGACGGCTCCGGCGAGGCCTGGCGGGTCATCCCGGCCGGTCTCCACGGCCCGGTCACCATCGACGTCGGCAACGCGGGCACGGTCATGCGCTTCCTGCCCCCGGTGGCGGCCCTCGCCGACGGCCCCGTCCACTTCGACGGCGACGCCCGGTCCTACGAGCGCCCGCTGAACGGGGTGATCGACGCCCTGCGGGTGCTCGGCGCCCGGATCGACGACGACGGGCGCGGCTCGCTGCCGATGACGGTGCACGGCGGCGGCGCGCTGGACGGCGGCCCGGTCGCGATCGACGCGTCCTCGTCCTCCCAGTTCGTCTCGGCGCTGCTGCTGTCGGCGCCGCGCTTCAACCAGGGCGTGGAGGTGCGTCACACCGGCACCCGGCTCCCGTCTATGCCGCACATCCGGATGACCGTCGACATGCTGCGGGCCGTCGGCGCCCAGGTCGACGAGCCGGAGACGGGCGGCGAGCCGAACGTCTGGCGGGTCTCCCCCTCCGCGCTGCTCGGCCGTGACCTGACCATCGAGCCGGACCTCTCCAACGCCCAGCCGTTCCTGGCCGCGGCGCTGGTCACCGGCGGCCGGGTCACCGTGCCGGACTGGCCGCTGCACACCACGCAGCCCGGTGACGCGCTGCGCGAGATCTTCACCGCGATGGGCGGCAGCTGCGAGCTGACCGAGCACGGCCTCACCTTCACCGGCTCCGGACGTATCCACGGCATCGACGTCGACCTCGGCGAGGTGGGCGAGCTGACCCCGGGCATCGCGGCGGTCGCGGCCCTGGCCGACTCCCCCTCCACCCTGAGCGGCGTGGCCCATCTGCGGCTGCACGAGACGGACCGGCTCGCCGCGCTCACCAAGGAGATCAACGAGCTGGGCGGCGAGGTCACCGAGACCGCCGACGGCCTCCACATCCGGCCGAGGCCGCTGCACGGCGGTACCTTCCATACGTACGACGACCACCGGATGGCCACCGCCGGGGCGGTCATCGGCCTTGCCGTCCCCGGAGTGGAGATCGAGAACGTGGCGACGACCGCCAAGACCCTGCCCGACTTCCCGCAGATGTGGACCGGAATGCTCGGGGCCTGAGACATGCGCCGCTACGGCAAGAACCCCGACGAGGACGACATCCGGGTCCGCCCCAACCGCAAGGGCAACCGGCCCCGTACGCATATCCGCCCCAAGCACGAGGACGCCGAGGAGGGCATGGTCCTCACCGTCGACCGGGGCCGCCTCACCTGTCTCGTCGAGGGCCGCACGGTCATCGCGATGAAGGCCCGTGAGCTGGGCCGCAAGGCAGCCGTGGTGGGCGACACCGTCTCCATCGTCGGCGATCTGTCCGGCGACAAGGACACCCTCGCCCGGATCGTCCGGATCGGTGAACGCCGCTCGGTGCTGCGCCGGACGGCTGACGACGACGATCCCTTCGAACGGGTGGTGGTCGCCAACGCGGACCAGCTCGCGATCGTCACGGCGCTGGCCGATCCGGAACCCCGCCCGCGCATGATCGACCGCTGTCTGGTCGCCGCGTACGACGGCGGGCTCTCGCCCCTCCTGGTGCTGACCAAGTCCGATCTGGCCTCCCCGGACAAGCTGCTGGAGGCGTACACCCCGCTGGGCGTGCCGTTCATCGTCACCAACCGCGAGGAATTGGAGAACGGCGACGCGGCGGAGCGGGTCCGCGAGCAGCTCAACGACCGGGTGACGGCGTTCGTCGGGCACTCCGGCGTCGGCAAGACCACGCTGGTCAACGCCCTGGTACCGAAGGACAGACGGCGTACCACCGGGGTCGTCAACGCGGTCACCGGGCGCGGCCGCCACACCACCACCTCGGCGCTGGCCCTGCCGTTGCCTGACTACCGGGGCTGGGTCATCGACACCCCGGGCGTCCGCTCCTTCGGCCTGCACCACATCGACCCGTCCCGGGTCATCAACGCCTTCCCCGACCTGCAGCCCGGCACCGAGAACTGCCCGCGCGGCTGCACCCACGACAGCCAGCAACCGGAATGCGCGCTGGACGCCTGGGTGGCCGACGGGCACGCCGATCCGGCCCGGCTGGACTCACTGCGCCGGCTGCTCTCCACCCGGGAGCGACGCGAAGGCGACTGATCCGGGCACGTTTGCGATCACTCGCCACCGGTAAGTGCATAATCACGAATCACGCCCAGCGGTACGAGGCGGTCACCGATGCGGGAGGGCACTGACGATGGCGTGGCTGCTGGTGGTGGTCGCCGGACTTCTGGAGACGGGCTTCGCCGTCTGTCTGAAGCTCTCGCACGGCTTCACCCGGCTCTGGCCGACCATCGCGTTCTGCGTCTTCGCGCTCGGCAGCTTCGGTCTGCTGACCATGTCGCTGAAGAAGCTCGACGTCGGACCCGCCTACGCGGTGTGGACCGGCATCGGGGCCGCGGGCACCGCCATCTACGGCATGATCTTCCTCGACGACGTGGTCTCCACGCTCAAGCTGATCTCGATCTCGCTGGTGATCCTCGGCGTGATCGGGCTCCAGCTCTCGGGGTCCTCGCACTGAGCCTCTCGGGGTCCTCGCACTGAGCACCGGGCCTCAGCATCCCGGGGCCGCGGAATCCGCAGCCCGCTCGACCACCTCACGCACCAGTGGCGCCCCGTCCCCCGCCGCCCCTGGCTGCGGGGGCACCAGTGCGTAGGACAGGGCGAGCCGCAGGGCGAGTTCGCAGGTCACGGCCAGGGCCGCCGGGTCGTGCGGCGGGCGCCCGTCGTCCAGGACGGCCACCGCTCGGTCTCTGACGTGCCCGAGCAGTTCGGCGGGGGTCGGCGGTCCCGCGTCGGCCGGGCGCTGCGACGGCACGGGCGAGCCGGCCGGGCGGGCCCGGTGGGCGGGGTGCGGTAATCGGTCCTCCCAGCAGCCCGTGAGCAGCCCTCGGAGCAGGCCGTCCGTACGGGTGGCCCGGACCGTCCAGGCCGCGGTGGCGGCCAGCCTGTCGCCGGTGCCGCCGGCTGTTCCCAGCGCCCGCTCGACACCGGCCAGGTAGGCGTCGGCGGCCCGCCGGACCAGGGCGCGGGCCAGTCCGTCCTTGCTGCCGAACTCGTTGTAGAGGGTCTGCCGGGAGACTCCGGCGACGGCTGCCACGTCGACCATCCGCACGGCCGGCCAGGGCCGGGTGCTCAGGGCCGCGTGGGCGGCGTCCAGCAGTGCGTCTCGCGCTGTCGGCATCATCGCCTCCCACGCCGGGGCCTGCGTTTCAGAGTTGACGCGCTCCCCCGGACTGTCAAGAGGCTGGGCAGCGTCCGGGGCCCTGTGGCTCCGCTCACCCATGGTCGATACTGTGACGGTCATGCCCGATTACCACGATGATCTGCGCCTCGCCCACGTGCTGGCCGACGCCGCCGACGCGACGACGATGGACCGGTTCAAGGCTCTGGACCTCAAGGTCGAGACGAAGCCGGACATGACGCCGGTGACCGAGGCCGACAAGTCCACCGAGGAGCTGATCCGCGGCCACCTCCACCGGGCCCGCCCGCGCGACGCGATCCTGGGCGAGGAGTACGGGATCGAGGGGACCGGTCCCCGGCGCTGGGTGATCGACCCGATCGACGGAACGAAGAACTACGTACGCGGCGTGCCGGTCTGGGCGACGCTGATCTCGCTGATGGAGGCGGGTGAGGACGGTTTCCAGCCGGTCGTCGGCCTGGTGTCCGCGCCCGCGCTGAACCGGCGCTGGTGGGCGGCGAAGGGCGCGGGGGCGTTCACCGGCCGCAGCCTGACCTCGGCGTCCCGGCTGCAGGTGTCGAAGGTGGAGCGGATCGCGGACGCGTCGTTCGCGTACTCCTCGCTGACCGGCTGGGAGGAGCAGGGCCGGCTCGACGGCTTCATGGATCTGACCCGGGCCTGCTGGCGCACCCGCGGGTACGGGGATTTCTGGCCGTACATGATGGTCGCCGAGGGATCGGTCGACATCTGCGCCGAGCCCGAGCTGTCACTCTGGGACATGGCGGCCAACGCGATCATCGTGGACGAGGCGGGCGGCCGGTTCACCAGCCTGGACGGAGTCTCGGGGCCGGGCGGCGGCAACGCTGCGGCCTCGAACGGAACGCTCCACCACGAACTGCTGGGCTATCTGAACCAGCGCTACTGACCGTTGCGGACCGGACCGTACGGCGCTGAGCAGGCGCACCGGTCACACGAGGGGCGTGCCGCACCACCGCGCGCCCCTCGGACGATCTTCACCACCCCTTGTTGCCACCCCTGAACAGTGCGACTCTGAGAGTCCCCCCGCTTGTGAACTTGTGAACCGACTCACAGAGTCGCTCACGAAGGAGGTGGCTCCTTTCATGCTCGTCCGTGACGCCATGAGCACGGTGGTCCTCACCATCGGCCCCGCCCACACCCTCCGCCAGGCAGCCCGGCTGATGTCGGCGCGCCGGATCGGAGCAGCAGTCGTCCACGACCCGGACACCTGCGGTCTCGGCATCATCACCGAGCGCGACATCCTGAACGCGGTCGGATCCGGCCAGAACCCCGACGTCGAGACCGCCGCCAAGCACACCACCACCGATGTGGTCTTCGCCGCGCCGGCCTGGACCCTGGAGGAGGCGGCCGAGGCCATGACGCACGGCGGCTTCCGGCATCTGATCGTGCTGGACGACAACGGCCCGGTCGGCGTCGTGTCGGTGCGCGACATCATCCGCTGCTGGGCACCGGCGGGCCGTCATCCGGTGGAGCTGGTCGGCTGAGCACGCCTGCGGAAACGGCCGGCCGGCCCCCGTACAGGGGGACCGGCCGGCCGGGGCAGGCGGCTGTCAGCCGCGGAGGGCCTGGACCGCCGCTTCCAGCCGCTTGCCGAAATCTCCGTCGGCCTGACGGAAGTTGTTGATCGCCCGCTCGGCGATGTCGTCGCGCGAGACCTTCGAGATGAACCCGGCGAGGTTGTCGATCAGCCGGGCCTTCTCGTCCTCGGAGTAGAGCCGGTAGAGGTTGCCCGCCTGGACGAAGTCGTCGTCCTCGGCGTGCACGGCGGCCTCGTGGGTGCCGGTGCCGCCGGTGACCTGGGTGGGCTCCCACAGCGGACGACCGGTCTGGACCGGGCCGCCGAAGCTGTTCGGCTCGTAGTTCTTGGCGCCCTTGTGGCGGCCGTCGTACAGGGAGCCGTCACGGCCGTGCGTCCGCGCCTCGGCGGCGTGCGGGCGGTTCACCGGCAGGTGGTCGGCGTTGATGCCGACGCGGTAGCGGTGCGCGTCGCCGTACGCGAAGAGGCGGCCCTGGAGCATCTTGTCCGGGGACGGGCCGATACCGGGCACGAAGTGCGCGGGGCTGAAGATCGACTGCTCGGTCTCCGCGAAGACGTTGTCCGGGTTCCGGTTGAGCTCCAGCTTCCCGATCTCGACCGGCGGGTAGTCCTCGTGCGGCCACACCTTGGTGAGATCGAAGGGGTTGAAGCGGTAGGTGGCAGCCTCTGCCGCGGGCATGATCTGGACCTGCACGGTCCAGGACGGGAAGTCGCCGCGCTCGATCGACTCGCGCAGATCGCGCTGGTGGCTGTCCGGGTCCTCGCCGGCCAGCTTGTTGGCCTCGTCCTGGGTCAGGTTCCTGATGCCCTGGTCGGTCTTGAAGTGGTACTTGACCCAGAAGACCTCGCCGGCCTCGTTGTTCCACTGGTAGGTGTGCGAGCCGAACCCGTTCATGTGGCGCAGCGTGGCCGGGATGCCTCGGTCGCCGAAGAGCCAGGTCACCTGGTGGGTGGACTCGGGCGACAGCCCCCAGAAGTCCCAGACGTTGTCCGCCTCCTGCGAGCCGGTGTACGGGTCGCGCTTCTGGGTGTGGATGAAGTCGGGGAACTTGATGGCGTCCTTGATGAAGAACACCGGGGTGTTGTTGCCGACGAGGTCGTAGTTTCCGTCCTCGGTGTAGAACTTCAGCGCGAAGCCGCGAGGGTCACGCACCGCGTCGGCGGAGCCGAGGTTGCCGGCGACGGTGGAGAAGCGCAGGAAGGTCTCGGTCTGCTTGCCGACCTCGGAGAGGAACTTCGCCCGCGTCCACTGCGAGACGTCTCGGGTCAGCGTGAACGTGCCGTACGCACCGGCGCCCCGGGCATGCACGACGCGCTCCGGAATGCGCTCCCGGTTGAAGTGCGCGAGCTTCTCCATCAGCGACTGGTCCTGCACCAGTACCGGACCACCGATGCCGGCGGTCTCGCTGTTCTGGTTGTCGGCGACCGGTGCTCCGGTCTCTGTGGTGAGCGGTCCCTGCGTCACGTGCGCCTCCTGCGTCATTCCTGCACATTCGTCATGTCGTCATGGCGTGCACAGCCTGTCCCCTGGCCTGCGTCGAACTCGATCCTACATTGGACTTAATCCAAGTCAAGCAGACATCCAGAGTCACACGAGTTCGGAACAGGACCCCTCCACTGCTAGGATTGCCCTTATGAGTGACCTGCTGGAACGACTTCGTGGACGCGGCTGGCGCATGACCGCACAGCGGCGCGTCGTGGCCGAGGTGCTCGACGGGGAGCATGTGCACCTGACAGCCGACGAGGTCCACGCACGGGCCGTCGACCGGCTGCCCGAGATCTCCCGGGCCACCGTCTACAACACGCTGGGCGAGATGGTGACGCTCGGTGAGGTCATCGAGGTCTCCACCGACCGCCGGGCCAAGCGTTACGACCCGAACGCCCACCGCCCCCACCACCACCTGGTCTGCGCGAACTGCGGGGCCATCCGCGACGTGCACCCGGCGGGCGACCCGCTGGCGGACCTGCCGGCCGGCGAACGCTTCGGCTTCATGGTCTCCGGCGTCGAGATGACCTACCGGGGCATCTGCCCGAACTGCGCAGCGGCCGCCTGACTTCACCCCTCCCCCAGCCCCGCACCGGAC contains:
- a CDS encoding alpha/beta family hydrolase, whose amino-acid sequence is MGGVKATEKDPRTETVDTEAGTARISWLPAKDPRLLLALGHGAGGGIEARDLRALAAALPAHGVSVALVEQPWRVAGKKLAPAPKTLDTGWRGLWPVLAAAGLPVVAGGRSAGARVACRTAAGLGARAVLALSFPLHPPGRPEKSRADELLGSGVPTLVVQGGNDPFGRPAEFPPGEYRIAEVPHGDHGFAVPKRSGVTEDQAMEILTSAVTGWVAEIA
- a CDS encoding SOS response-associated peptidase, which encodes MCGRYAASRRPEDLTGLFQVEKWEPAETLEPDYNVAPTKEVYAVLERPVKDADDQRPVRQLRALKWGLVPSWAKSLEGGARMINARAETVHEKPSFRRPFVSRRCILPADGYYEWVTGSEERQLEEKGRKKRPRKQPYFVTPADGSVFAMAGLYEFWRDRTLPDDHPRAWWVTCSVITTEAETSPLAVAPAEGPAALADIHPRMPLMLTPDRWDDWLDPSHTDLDELRGLLTPPPGGLMRAYPVATAVSNVRNNGPELKDELAAPEVGTLF
- a CDS encoding M50 family metallopeptidase; translated protein: MDSTDLGNLWDRVFGTQPAPEQWLVVVTATAALIAVVPNFIWRLTRNAITIAHEGGHGLIALLSGRQLSGIRLHSDTSGLTVSRGKPTGIGMVLTAAAGYTAPPLLGLGGAWLLANGRITLLLWLATALLAVMLVMIRNVYGALTVILTGSLFLLMSWLASPAWQSLFAYSAVWFLLLGGVRPAFELQSKRRHGGAPDSDADQLSRLTDVPAALWLFLFHAVSLCSLIGGGRWLLGL
- the aroA gene encoding 3-phosphoshikimate 1-carboxyvinyltransferase is translated as MTESSVHPALWPAPHASGAVDATVTVPGSKSVTNRALVLAALSSEPGWLRRPLRSRDTLLMADALRAMGVGIEETISSSSSVAGGPDGSGEAWRVIPAGLHGPVTIDVGNAGTVMRFLPPVAALADGPVHFDGDARSYERPLNGVIDALRVLGARIDDDGRGSLPMTVHGGGALDGGPVAIDASSSSQFVSALLLSAPRFNQGVEVRHTGTRLPSMPHIRMTVDMLRAVGAQVDEPETGGEPNVWRVSPSALLGRDLTIEPDLSNAQPFLAAALVTGGRVTVPDWPLHTTQPGDALREIFTAMGGSCELTEHGLTFTGSGRIHGIDVDLGEVGELTPGIAAVAALADSPSTLSGVAHLRLHETDRLAALTKEINELGGEVTETADGLHIRPRPLHGGTFHTYDDHRMATAGAVIGLAVPGVEIENVATTAKTLPDFPQMWTGMLGA
- the rsgA gene encoding ribosome small subunit-dependent GTPase A, whose translation is MRRYGKNPDEDDIRVRPNRKGNRPRTHIRPKHEDAEEGMVLTVDRGRLTCLVEGRTVIAMKARELGRKAAVVGDTVSIVGDLSGDKDTLARIVRIGERRSVLRRTADDDDPFERVVVANADQLAIVTALADPEPRPRMIDRCLVAAYDGGLSPLLVLTKSDLASPDKLLEAYTPLGVPFIVTNREELENGDAAERVREQLNDRVTAFVGHSGVGKTTLVNALVPKDRRRTTGVVNAVTGRGRHTTTSALALPLPDYRGWVIDTPGVRSFGLHHIDPSRVINAFPDLQPGTENCPRGCTHDSQQPECALDAWVADGHADPARLDSLRRLLSTRERREGD
- a CDS encoding multidrug efflux SMR transporter translates to MAWLLVVVAGLLETGFAVCLKLSHGFTRLWPTIAFCVFALGSFGLLTMSLKKLDVGPAYAVWTGIGAAGTAIYGMIFLDDVVSTLKLISISLVILGVIGLQLSGSSH
- a CDS encoding TetR/AcrR family transcriptional regulator — its product is MPTARDALLDAAHAALSTRPWPAVRMVDVAAVAGVSRQTLYNEFGSKDGLARALVRRAADAYLAGVERALGTAGGTGDRLAATAAWTVRATRTDGLLRGLLTGCWEDRLPHPAHRARPAGSPVPSQRPADAGPPTPAELLGHVRDRAVAVLDDGRPPHDPAALAVTCELALRLALSYALVPPQPGAAGDGAPLVREVVERAADSAAPGC
- the hisN gene encoding histidinol-phosphatase yields the protein MPDYHDDLRLAHVLADAADATTMDRFKALDLKVETKPDMTPVTEADKSTEELIRGHLHRARPRDAILGEEYGIEGTGPRRWVIDPIDGTKNYVRGVPVWATLISLMEAGEDGFQPVVGLVSAPALNRRWWAAKGAGAFTGRSLTSASRLQVSKVERIADASFAYSSLTGWEEQGRLDGFMDLTRACWRTRGYGDFWPYMMVAEGSVDICAEPELSLWDMAANAIIVDEAGGRFTSLDGVSGPGGGNAAASNGTLHHELLGYLNQRY
- a CDS encoding cyclic nucleotide-binding/CBS domain-containing protein, whose amino-acid sequence is MLVRDAMSTVVLTIGPAHTLRQAARLMSARRIGAAVVHDPDTCGLGIITERDILNAVGSGQNPDVETAAKHTTTDVVFAAPAWTLEEAAEAMTHGGFRHLIVLDDNGPVGVVSVRDIIRCWAPAGRHPVELVG
- a CDS encoding catalase; protein product: MTQEAHVTQGPLTTETGAPVADNQNSETAGIGGPVLVQDQSLMEKLAHFNRERIPERVVHARGAGAYGTFTLTRDVSQWTRAKFLSEVGKQTETFLRFSTVAGNLGSADAVRDPRGFALKFYTEDGNYDLVGNNTPVFFIKDAIKFPDFIHTQKRDPYTGSQEADNVWDFWGLSPESTHQVTWLFGDRGIPATLRHMNGFGSHTYQWNNEAGEVFWVKYHFKTDQGIRNLTQDEANKLAGEDPDSHQRDLRESIERGDFPSWTVQVQIMPAAEAATYRFNPFDLTKVWPHEDYPPVEIGKLELNRNPDNVFAETEQSIFSPAHFVPGIGPSPDKMLQGRLFAYGDAHRYRVGINADHLPVNRPHAAEARTHGRDGSLYDGRHKGAKNYEPNSFGGPVQTGRPLWEPTQVTGGTGTHEAAVHAEDDDFVQAGNLYRLYSEDEKARLIDNLAGFISKVSRDDIAERAINNFRQADGDFGKRLEAAVQALRG
- a CDS encoding Fur family transcriptional regulator, producing the protein MSDLLERLRGRGWRMTAQRRVVAEVLDGEHVHLTADEVHARAVDRLPEISRATVYNTLGEMVTLGEVIEVSTDRRAKRYDPNAHRPHHHLVCANCGAIRDVHPAGDPLADLPAGERFGFMVSGVEMTYRGICPNCAAAA